One region of Wyeomyia smithii strain HCP4-BCI-WySm-NY-G18 chromosome 3, ASM2978416v1, whole genome shotgun sequence genomic DNA includes:
- the LOC129728861 gene encoding uncharacterized protein LOC129728861: protein MFICSKHFRESDYTNSTPLSSNSQKRLKAGAVPSTRNPSYRLPERQRNQRRMDSATSPLNQSENQTAGDRINSACRTNEFEGTPRKLYDMELHIKKLEEQLQIKDSTISALQEQNILHKNRVYELEKLTRGLRDIGEQIVIDKARAMLSSKLTKNQSDLMLDVKKRVNWTSEELSQGFSLRFFSLPGYDYITKTLGMPFPRPSCLRKYASKMDMRQGFFDEVLLMLKARTQNTEHVRIR from the exons ATGTTCATTTGTTCCAAGCACTTCCGGGAATCCGATTATACCAATTCTACTCCATTATCGTCCAATAGTCAAAAGCGGCTCAAAGCAGGAG CTGTCCCCAGCACAAGAAATCCATCTTACCGTCTGCCTGAGCGTCAAAGAAATCAGCGTCGGATGGATAGTGCTACTTCTCCGCTTAATCAATCCGAGAACCAGACCGCAGGAGATCGTATAAACAGTGCGTGCAGGACAAATGAATTCGAAGGAACACCGAGAAAGCTGTATGATATGGAGCTCCATATTAAAAAACTAGAGGAACAGCTGCAAATAAAGGACAGCACAATTTCTGCACTGCAAGAACAGAACATCCTGCACAAAAACCGTGTTTATGAATTGGAAAAGCTTACACGCGGCCTCAGAGACATTGGTGAACAGATCGTGATTGATAAAGCTCGCGCAATGCTGTCCTCGAAATTGACCAAAAACCAATCGGATTTGATGCTAGATGTCAAAAAACGTGTTAATTGGACTAGTGAGGAACTGTCACAAGGATTTTCTTTGCGATTCTTCAGTTTGCCTGGGTATGACTACATCACCAAAACTCTTGGAATGCCGTTTCCACGGCCGAGTTGTCTCCGAAAGTATGCTTCTAAAATGGATATGAGGCAAGGATTTTTCGACGAAGTTTTACTGATGCTAAAAGCTAGAACACAGAACACAGAACATGTCCGAATTCGATAA